From Amaranthus tricolor cultivar Red isolate AtriRed21 chromosome 4, ASM2621246v1, whole genome shotgun sequence:
CCTTCAAAATTCATCCCAATTCGCACCAAAATCCCTCTCTCTTTCCACTCTATATGTTAATTTTTCTCTCCTCGGTGGTAAAGGAGGTTTCGGATCTCTCCTTAGAGGAGCAGCAACTAAAGCGGGTCAAAAAAAGACTAACAACTTCGACGCGTGTAGAGATATGAGTGGAAGAAGATTACGCCATGTGAATGCTGAGAAGAAATTGGAGGAGTGGAAGGCCGAGGAAGAAGAGAGGAAGTTGGAGAAAATGGCGGAAGATTACTTGAAAAAGATGGAGAAGAAAGGgaaaggagggaagaaagaagcAGGAGCTGAGAAGTATGTGGAGAAGTATAGGGAAGAATCTAGGAAGTGTGTTGAGGAAGTTGAGAGATCAGTTAGAGAATCTGTAGGCGAAATTTTGAATTGTGGGAGTAAGAAAAGGAAAGTTAGAGAGATGTTGAAAGGAAAGAAAGCTGAGGGTGTTGATGCTAAAAAGTTGAAGATTTGGTGAGTAATATGGAAATTTTATTATCTTTCTGTTGGTTATGTGATTATCTGAATGTGTTTTTGTGGACTTCAATTTGTTTAGttgatattttgttgtattttttgggttttgatattgtttgattgatttttgatgtGTGAGACTTAATTTCATGATTTTGGTTGACGGTTTTAATGGGTATTAGTTAATTCTTGGTTAGGTTTTATTGCTTCTGGACAATGGTGTCTTTTTTTTCTGATAtcatggttttgttttttttttttttttttttttttttttttttttttttttaataggtGATTATTATGTAGTCTGTTTTTTCTGTGCTTGTTGGTGTATTCTTGTTTATGTTTTGATTCCTGTATTCTTGCTTGTGTTTTGGCTATGAATGAAAGGTGGAATGTAGGATATTCATATTCATACTAAATGGTTTGTAATTGCTGCAGTGTATCTTGCTTGCTTGTCTGATTTACTCTGGTTTTGGTAGGCAGTATTTGTCATTTGATCTGTTTCACGAAATTGCTACATTAGCCTATTAGGCATATCGATGTGATAGTTTTTGAGGTCAATTGTCAAATGTAGTATCTGAAGGACAAAGGAGAATTTGATATGGAAGAAACTTTTCTagtatttatttcttaaatcaTGGAGATTAGTACTATCTACTAAATTCATGGATGATTGCGGTTAACTATGATGTCTCTTGTTCGGCCTAAATGATGAAAGTTGAAGAGATGTGCAAGTATTGGCATTTGGTTGATGAACTACTGTAGTTTGTAGTTGTCTGGATGGAAGTCTTTTTGATGCTTTACAGCAAGTTTATCTCTTGGGTATGCAATGAGATGGTAgcctttcttcttcattgttgtAGGTTTTCTTGTTCCTGATTTTGTTTTAACTTGGATCACATTGCTTGAAACTTTATTGACGAAGCTGGAACTTATAGAAATCTAAGTTTTTGTTTCTGAATTGCTATTGCCATTTTGCTTGGACATTGTTATTGCTTTGGATTGCTTATGCCCATTTTTTGTGTTTCAGGATGGGAAAGAGAAAAATTGGTGAAAGTGACGGTGATGACTCTGATAGTGATACCGAAAGTGATGATAGTGATGCAGAAAATGAGAAATCAGTTGTCACCGAGAACGGAAATCAGTCAGATTCAAGCAAGGATACTAGCTCTGCTTCAGTTTTAGTTCAGCCTTTGGATGGGGATAATGATAGAGGGATTTCTCTGGAGAGTGGATctgaagaagagaaagagacaGTAACTGGAAGCTCTGCTGGATTGGCTGCTAGTCCTAGTCGAAGCCATGAACAGTTGAATAGGGATGGTCATATGGACTTATCACCTGGAGAAAAGATGCCTGCTTCTGCTGAAGTAGTTTCTAGCTCTCCTAAAATTGCGGCTGAACAACAAGAATCTGATGGAGCTCCGTTCCAGGCCACAGCTGTTCTTGACCCACTGCCTACTGCTCCCACTTCTGTAGAGCCAGATGGTCCTCAGTTAACGACTAATGTGCCTGAACTTCATGTGGAATCTGAGTGCAAATCTGTTTCTCCTGATGAGGGGTGTACTAGTAGCTCTAAAGCTTCTGAGGTTTTGCAGCCATTGAATTTCGATGATTTTGGATCACCTGCAGATCTGGAGGTTAGTTCGGATTTCTGATATTTTGTTTAGGATCATACTTcatgtttttagtttttactaTGGCTAGATGAAAACGTCTGCGCATTTGAATTGTCAGTGCCCATGTATGATTTTGATAATTGAGTGCAATTTAGAAAGAATTAGGAATCCATTATCGTCAGAATGTCTGTAAAGCTAGTTATCATGATGGATTGTACTTAATGGAAGGTGAGCTTATCTCCCAACTTATCTTTGGTTCAGTTCAGATAAATTCTGTTCTTTTCTTCCCATCACTTTCAAACCAACATTTTCAACTCAGTTCAGGTGGAGAGAACAGACCCATGTTTCATGTATGTTTAAACTATGTGTAGATTGATGGATTTAGAAAAAAAGGATGGGGTGAGATTTGGAGTGGTGAGTTTTCCTTTATTTGGATACCAATTTTGGATGTGATGTATTTTAAGGGGTTAAATCCCTCAACACACTATGTTAGAATTTAGATTAACACATCCCTGCAAATTTTTATCCAAAGTGTAAATGTTAACGTTAATGATTATATAAGCACTAATAACACATGTTTGAATTCCATTGTAGGTTCTTGGAATGGAAAGGTTGAAATCGGAGCTCCAAGCACGTGGATTGAAATGCGGAGGCACCCTACAAGAACGTGCTGCTAGGCTTTTTCTGCTGAAAACCACTCCCCTAGAGAAGCTTCCAAAGAAGCTACTCGCAAAGAAATAATGTTTCCACTGTTTCAAGTGAATTGAGTTCCTCTGCATAGTGCCTTCTTTCACCTGCAACTGCTATTTTCAGCTGTAAGATAGTCTGTTATTTGGTTTACATGTTTGGAGATCAATATTGAGCATTAAAGCTCTACTGTAATAGAAAATTTCACTACAACTCGCTCTTTTTGTGTATTCCATAAAAAGATTTCAACCACTGTACATTAATTTTGAAACTGTCTTGAATTCTTTTCTGAGTTTACCTGTTCAAACAATTCTCTGTTTGGAGATGGCTTGAACTTTAGATGGTGAAGGAGCTGCTTTAAAGTAGTAGTTTTGTAGTTTTACATGTCTGAATGCCATTTTATACATGAGTTTATTCGGTACTTCCTCCGCTATGATTTGATCATCTCATATTcgatctttaaaaaaatttaacgaaTATCCTTTGTATGAGAGTATTAATGAGATACATACAGGGGATTTCAATCatttattttaacaataaaaaGTTGCTAAAACAGATTCAGTGGGTAATACGTGCAGATTATAAACTATCTAAATGCAAAAAAGAGAGGAatatatttcatattttcatgAGTTTATGTAGTTTTCTTTATGTCCTCATTTTGcctcattaatttttttcctatgatttcatttttcttcttttaaaatcatccacaaactttaatttttttcatcttaACAATTTTCATTTCTATCTTCACTTGTTTTTTGTTTCATTCTGTAATATAATTTTCCTTTCCACTAACTTTCACCTATTTTACAATCAGTGTAAAATGAAAATGAGAGGACATAGGGAGTGTTATATAGTACTCCCCAAAGACTGCTCACTTGTTTGATCCCATCCCAGACACAACTCTGCTTGCTAGTGCCCAAACAATCATGAAAGATTGCAATATTTTCGTGTCGTGCTCCTTTATAGGTCTGCCTCTACATGTTGATGGTAATATTACAAAGTGAAAAAGAATGAAACCAATCTAATCTATATCTACATCAAGTGATCCTTTGCCTAGCAAACTATTTGGACCTGTGCAGGATGAGCAGGTGAAGTGCGACAGAGCGGGCAAGTACCGTTCATCTTTAGCCACTCATCAATACAATCAGCATGGAAACAATGCTTACAATCTGGTATGCACCTAAGTGTTTCCTTTGCGCTAAAATCCGACAAACATATTGGACATGACCCATCATTCAAACCTGGAACTCTTCGACTTTCTCCAAGCACGACCTTAGTGTAAGAATCGATGGTGGCTTGGTCGAGCCCCATAGTTGTGTCGAGGGGCTGGTCTGTCGCTGTAATTTGCTGTAATGTGCTGTTTATCCGAGCACTTCTGTTCCTGTCTCTCCTATCCATTATGCATAAGAATAGTCCTATACCAAATGCACATAAAATGGCTGGGAATGCTATTGAGAAGGCAATGATCCTGAATACTTTGAGGCCCTTGTTCTTTTCTGCTTGTTTTTCGTCACCTGAAATTGGAGTTGTCATATTTGAACATTATTGT
This genomic window contains:
- the LOC130809612 gene encoding uncharacterized protein LOC130809612; this translates as MADQKFIQFFVKLFDNKTLTLQFPINQLISPQSIKHQIESLTNLPSQSQTLTLNGKVLQNSSQFAPKSLSLSTLYVNFSLLGGKGGFGSLLRGAATKAGQKKTNNFDACRDMSGRRLRHVNAEKKLEEWKAEEEERKLEKMAEDYLKKMEKKGKGGKKEAGAEKYVEKYREESRKCVEEVERSVRESVGEILNCGSKKRKVREMLKGKKAEGVDAKKLKIWMGKRKIGESDGDDSDSDTESDDSDAENEKSVVTENGNQSDSSKDTSSASVLVQPLDGDNDRGISLESGSEEEKETVTGSSAGLAASPSRSHEQLNRDGHMDLSPGEKMPASAEVVSSSPKIAAEQQESDGAPFQATAVLDPLPTAPTSVEPDGPQLTTNVPELHVESECKSVSPDEGCTSSSKASEVLQPLNFDDFGSPADLEVLGMERLKSELQARGLKCGGTLQERAARLFLLKTTPLEKLPKKLLAKK